One Kangiella geojedonensis DNA segment encodes these proteins:
- a CDS encoding methyltransferase domain-containing protein, translating to MERLFELSWPKMPAGNRLRYLWQEWLQLHMEEYHGGYLLTLDSLTQSLSLPDNVFEYHVRLGDGLCHSVEAKPDELPIMTDSIQAVVLSNVFEYAENPSVLLGEVHRALAPQGILYALLYAPLNPWMLKARGRLSRTKKELPAHTIGIHRYEEWLNLLGFNTLETEVVGCPWWRGFKEFEKKSDMSKAWLSAPIAYMVKAQKKVSTMTPLRPIEREALAIGGKLANI from the coding sequence ATGGAACGATTATTTGAGTTGAGTTGGCCTAAAATGCCCGCAGGAAACCGTTTACGGTATCTGTGGCAGGAGTGGTTGCAGCTGCATATGGAAGAGTACCATGGGGGTTACTTGCTGACTCTTGATAGTTTGACGCAAAGTTTAAGCTTGCCGGATAATGTTTTTGAGTATCATGTTCGCTTAGGCGATGGCTTGTGTCACTCTGTAGAAGCGAAGCCTGATGAGTTGCCCATTATGACGGACTCCATACAGGCAGTTGTACTGAGCAATGTATTTGAGTATGCCGAGAATCCCAGCGTCTTACTCGGAGAAGTACACAGGGCTCTAGCGCCACAAGGAATTCTGTATGCATTATTATATGCGCCGCTTAATCCTTGGATGCTAAAAGCCAGAGGGCGTCTTTCTCGGACTAAAAAAGAACTTCCAGCACATACTATCGGTATTCATCGCTATGAAGAGTGGTTAAACTTACTCGGTTTTAATACATTGGAAACTGAAGTTGTGGGCTGCCCATGGTGGCGAGGTTTTAAGGAGTTTGAGAAAAAGTCTGATATGTCAAAAGCATGGCTGTCAGCCCCTATTGCCTATATGGTAAAAGCTCAGAAAAAAGTATCAACGATGACGCCGCTACGCCCGATAGAGCGAGAAGCGTTAGCCATTGGCGGTAAATTGGCCAATATCTAA
- a CDS encoding lytic transglycosylase has protein sequence MKRIAILSLLVLSACSSLQKKSDDDIADHKPSSQSEPLPTPDIAQDELSPEVELVTKDLTPLPPVNLWEELSKKQSLTHITNSRVESHQKRFLSRTDHLVDRANKAAPYLHYIITELEKRNMPVELAFTPMVESNFDPLAHSVVQAAGLWQFMPRTARGFGLTIDQWYDGRRDVVASTHAALDYYEYLNKMFDGDWLLTVAAYNVGQGNVLKAMKRNRRQGKATDYWSLKLPRETMRHVPKWIALSNIFLNAKDFGVDLPFIENTPAFKEVSIEAPANLMELAKIANIDKNVFYRLNPAYNKLFIPEEHGKANILVPTKNVQLFQKGIMDIEPGKALGLLTYTVKSGDNLSSIAKKHHTTVSYLKNLNKLKSDFLKVGQVLKMPGFANASEHELNFMATLDKNRQRRRYQTYTVRSGDNLWSIGKRFGVSSTQVARWNNINKNSTLRIGQRLKVWPKQYSQFASAKTSYKVKSGDSLSAIARKFKVKISDLTKWNRLNKRSIIRPGQTLTIYR, from the coding sequence ATGAAGCGCATTGCCATTTTATCGCTATTGGTACTAAGTGCCTGTAGCAGCTTACAAAAAAAGTCTGACGACGATATAGCTGACCACAAACCATCGAGTCAAAGTGAGCCATTACCAACGCCTGATATTGCTCAGGATGAGCTATCTCCTGAGGTTGAGTTAGTAACAAAAGACTTAACGCCTCTACCACCCGTGAATTTATGGGAAGAGTTGTCGAAGAAACAGTCGTTAACACACATCACTAACTCGCGTGTAGAGTCGCATCAAAAACGTTTTTTGAGTCGTACCGACCACTTAGTTGATCGCGCCAACAAAGCAGCGCCTTATTTACATTACATTATCACCGAGCTTGAAAAGCGTAATATGCCAGTCGAGCTTGCTTTCACACCAATGGTGGAAAGTAACTTCGATCCGCTTGCCCACTCAGTCGTACAAGCAGCGGGTTTATGGCAGTTCATGCCGCGAACCGCACGAGGGTTTGGTTTAACGATCGATCAATGGTACGACGGCCGTCGTGATGTGGTTGCCTCAACTCATGCCGCATTGGACTATTATGAGTACTTAAACAAGATGTTTGATGGCGACTGGCTTTTAACAGTGGCTGCCTATAATGTCGGACAAGGCAATGTTTTAAAAGCCATGAAGCGTAACCGTCGCCAAGGTAAAGCCACCGACTACTGGTCGCTGAAACTACCACGCGAGACGATGCGTCATGTGCCTAAATGGATCGCTTTATCCAATATTTTCCTCAACGCAAAGGATTTTGGTGTCGACTTACCTTTCATTGAAAATACACCAGCGTTTAAAGAAGTCAGCATCGAAGCCCCTGCTAACTTGATGGAGCTCGCTAAAATTGCGAATATTGATAAGAATGTTTTTTATCGTCTCAATCCTGCTTATAACAAACTGTTTATCCCAGAAGAGCATGGTAAAGCGAATATTCTTGTGCCAACAAAAAATGTCCAGCTGTTCCAAAAAGGTATCATGGACATTGAGCCCGGCAAAGCACTGGGATTATTAACTTACACGGTTAAATCTGGCGATAACCTTAGTAGTATCGCTAAAAAGCATCACACCACTGTTTCTTACTTGAAAAACCTGAACAAACTAAAGTCAGACTTCCTAAAAGTTGGTCAAGTTCTAAAAATGCCCGGCTTTGCCAATGCATCCGAGCACGAACTAAACTTCATGGCAACGCTTGATAAAAATCGTCAGCGTCGTCGTTACCAGACGTACACAGTTCGCAGTGGCGATAATTTATGGAGTATCGGCAAACGCTTTGGCGTCAGCTCTACGCAAGTCGCTCGCTGGAATAATATCAACAAAAACAGTACCTTACGAATCGGGCAGCGTTTAAAAGTTTGGCCAAAGCAGTACTCTCAATTTGCTTCAGCTAAAACCTCTTACAAGGTGAAAAGTGGCGATTCTTTATCGGCAATCGCTCGCAAGTTTAAAGTGAAAATCAGCGACTTAACGAAGTGGAACCGCCTCAATAAGCGAAGCATTATTCGCCCAGGACAGACCCTGACCATTTATCGCTAA
- a CDS encoding YcjF family protein → MSDKPVKFYSKDKAHKDAEKLLKESVLQDRSESPLVESGENTRMLPDSAVTVALKRDKSKPWLKKLFWPSLSAFVVFAAGYEAYGFVAGLIEANWLLGAVAGIIASLAVVSGGFALFKSWRARRRFKKRAQQQAILQQMLTDNSYGKAAEVLNEVTNDLEEQVNVSSLKTEFEQKKQQVHNDQELIQIYSSTVLEGLDKIAIDIVTKHASEAAAMVALSPLAAADMALVAWRSSKMIEQLSRLYGCPQTALGRFEMTKRVFKNMMLAGASELVADAGVELLGKSLTATISAKAAQGIGVGVLIARMGLQTMHLCRPVPFGQDSKPRLGQIRKSVYQKVVGLVKTASTGKSDKVKETIENKK, encoded by the coding sequence ATGAGTGATAAGCCTGTTAAGTTTTACAGCAAAGATAAAGCGCATAAAGATGCAGAGAAGCTGCTAAAAGAGAGTGTCTTGCAAGATCGATCTGAGTCACCTTTGGTTGAATCAGGTGAAAATACTAGAATGTTGCCAGACTCTGCCGTTACCGTTGCATTGAAAAGAGATAAATCAAAACCATGGCTAAAAAAACTATTCTGGCCTTCATTGTCTGCCTTTGTGGTATTCGCTGCAGGTTATGAGGCATACGGTTTTGTTGCAGGGTTAATTGAAGCCAATTGGTTGCTGGGTGCTGTAGCGGGGATTATTGCATCGTTAGCCGTCGTGAGTGGTGGCTTCGCCTTGTTTAAAAGTTGGCGTGCAAGAAGACGTTTTAAAAAACGTGCACAACAACAAGCTATCTTGCAACAGATGCTTACCGACAACAGTTACGGCAAAGCTGCCGAGGTGCTAAACGAGGTCACGAATGATTTAGAGGAGCAGGTTAATGTTAGCTCGTTGAAAACTGAGTTTGAGCAAAAGAAACAGCAAGTACACAATGACCAAGAGTTAATACAAATATACTCAAGCACGGTTTTGGAAGGCCTTGATAAGATAGCAATAGATATTGTCACCAAGCATGCATCTGAAGCAGCTGCCATGGTCGCTCTGAGCCCTCTAGCTGCTGCTGACATGGCATTAGTGGCGTGGAGAAGCAGTAAAATGATTGAGCAGCTGTCGCGTCTCTACGGTTGTCCGCAAACTGCCCTAGGTCGATTTGAGATGACGAAAAGAGTTTTTAAGAATATGATGTTGGCGGGTGCGAGCGAACTGGTTGCTGACGCTGGTGTGGAGTTGTTAGGCAAAAGCCTGACAGCGACAATTTCTGCGAAGGCAGCCCAAGGTATTGGTGTTGGGGTATTAATCGCACGTATGGGCTTACAGACGATGCATTTATGTCGTCCAGTGCCGTTTGGACAGGATAGTAAGCCGCGGCTTGGACAAATACGTAAATCGGTTTATCAGAAAGTTGTAGGGTTAGTGAAAACAGCTTCTACGGGTAAATCAGACAAAGTCAAAGAGACTATTGAGAATAAGAAATAG
- a CDS encoding ABC transporter permease encodes MWLVYKKELLEILRDKKTLIFSILLPTIIFPVLFFGIGKFTQSKTEEAETKELKVAFVNAAAFEGLSTLFTAEKHFKKVEISSNDYKEEILEDNVDFIIEVPEGTKLPSDSRKQEVINLYYKGSSKLDNISSKRVKDIIEAYNNTERLALGARFNLSTDNIKAFNKPIAVENQNFASERERMGEFAGPLIAYILIALAVSGAMYPALELGVGEKERGTLETLLLTPMTKGKIVMAKFGVIFTASFFTVIVTLLSYFIWTYIFTMGGKMGGLDFLSNISGLDLLLVAVLLVPLTSIFASIMLSASIYAKNMKEAQAYMSPIFMLGFMPVIVAFVPGMELNVKTAMIPITNVALAMKDLVKGTVDYGMITVLLASTVVIAGALLYFTTQFFKKEKVLFRS; translated from the coding sequence ATGTGGTTAGTTTATAAAAAAGAATTACTTGAAATTCTACGTGATAAGAAAACATTAATTTTTTCGATTTTGCTGCCAACGATTATTTTTCCAGTCTTATTTTTTGGTATTGGTAAATTCACGCAAAGCAAAACTGAAGAAGCCGAGACAAAAGAGTTGAAGGTTGCTTTCGTTAATGCAGCTGCTTTTGAAGGATTATCCACACTGTTTACTGCTGAAAAGCATTTCAAGAAAGTGGAGATAAGTAGTAACGACTATAAAGAAGAAATTTTAGAAGATAATGTTGACTTCATTATCGAAGTTCCAGAGGGTACTAAGTTACCTTCAGATAGTCGTAAACAGGAAGTGATTAACCTTTACTATAAAGGTTCTTCTAAGCTCGATAATATCTCAAGCAAGCGAGTTAAAGATATTATTGAAGCCTACAATAATACTGAGCGTTTAGCTTTGGGTGCTCGGTTTAACTTATCAACGGATAATATCAAGGCATTCAATAAGCCGATAGCTGTCGAGAATCAGAACTTTGCATCTGAGAGGGAGCGTATGGGCGAATTTGCAGGTCCTTTAATCGCTTACATCCTTATTGCTCTGGCGGTTTCTGGTGCTATGTATCCTGCGTTAGAGCTAGGTGTTGGTGAAAAAGAGCGGGGCACCTTAGAAACGTTGCTGTTGACGCCTATGACTAAAGGTAAAATTGTCATGGCAAAGTTCGGTGTCATCTTTACTGCAAGTTTCTTTACGGTGATAGTGACGCTCTTAAGTTACTTTATATGGACTTATATTTTCACCATGGGTGGAAAAATGGGCGGTTTAGATTTCTTATCGAATATTTCAGGGCTGGATCTACTATTGGTGGCTGTGTTACTTGTTCCACTGACTAGTATTTTTGCCTCGATTATGTTGAGTGCTTCTATTTACGCTAAAAACATGAAAGAAGCACAAGCTTACATGTCACCAATTTTTATGTTGGGCTTTATGCCCGTCATTGTTGCGTTTGTTCCTGGTATGGAACTGAACGTTAAAACGGCTATGATTCCGATTACTAACGTTGCGCTAGCGATGAAAGATTTGGTGAAGGGGACGGTAGACTATGGAATGATTACGGTGCTTTTAGCATCAACCGTGGTTATCGCTGGAGCATTACTTTACTTTACAACGCAGTTTTTCAAGAAAGAAAAAGTGCTGTTCAGAAGCTAA
- a CDS encoding Na+/H+ antiporter subunit E: MKKNNSFRYIISLIIVLSLIWIGNSGYFNGLLLSLGAVSVAFVVFMAYRLDIVDEESQPLQVSRRIVVYWLWLLKTLIQSNVTVVKRIWQGPKSINPVVARIPTSQKTEMGQTIYANSITLTPGTTTLDIEGDTLIVYALSYDGIQYLLGGEMDRRVKRLEE; encoded by the coding sequence ATGAAAAAAAACAATAGCTTTCGTTACATCATCAGCTTGATCATTGTGCTGTCGCTTATATGGATAGGTAACTCGGGTTACTTTAACGGTTTACTACTTTCTTTAGGCGCGGTGTCGGTGGCATTTGTCGTCTTTATGGCTTATCGATTAGACATCGTTGATGAAGAGTCTCAACCGTTGCAGGTGAGTCGTCGTATTGTTGTCTATTGGTTGTGGTTACTGAAAACCTTGATACAGTCCAATGTCACTGTCGTTAAGCGGATCTGGCAAGGGCCTAAGTCTATCAATCCTGTTGTGGCTAGGATTCCAACCAGCCAAAAAACAGAGATGGGTCAGACTATCTATGCGAACTCAATCACCCTAACGCCAGGTACGACGACGCTGGATATCGAAGGCGATACTCTGATTGTTTATGCTCTTTCTTATGACGGTATTCAATACTTACTCGGTGGTGAGATGGATCGTCGTGTTAAGCGTTTGGAGGAATAA
- the rnhA gene encoding ribonuclease HI produces the protein MKTIEIFTDGACKGNPGPGGWGALLRYGKHEKKLYGGELDTTNNRMELTAAIEALKALKRPSKVELTTDSVYVKNGINQWLEGWKAKGWKTAAKKPVKNQDLWQALDEQVVKHQINWHWVKGHSGHTENEIADELANLGVEKALQER, from the coding sequence TTGAAAACGATTGAAATATTTACCGATGGTGCGTGCAAAGGTAATCCGGGCCCTGGCGGCTGGGGGGCTTTGTTGCGCTACGGTAAGCACGAAAAGAAGCTGTATGGTGGAGAGCTAGACACGACCAACAACCGTATGGAGTTAACCGCAGCTATTGAGGCGCTTAAAGCATTGAAGCGTCCCAGCAAGGTAGAGCTCACGACTGACTCGGTATACGTTAAAAATGGCATAAACCAGTGGCTAGAAGGGTGGAAAGCTAAAGGTTGGAAAACTGCGGCTAAGAAACCTGTTAAAAATCAGGATTTATGGCAGGCTTTGGACGAACAAGTGGTTAAGCATCAAATCAATTGGCACTGGGTAAAAGGCCATAGCGGTCATACTGAGAACGAGATTGCTGATGAGTTAGCGAATCTTGGTGTTGAGAAAGCTTTGCAAGAGCGATAA
- a CDS encoding monovalent cation/H+ antiporter complex subunit F yields MFLAAAIAILVAMVLALLRALMGPTLYDRILSVNAFGTKTVLFIAILGFLMGRPEFLDIALVYALINFIAMIGVLRFFEYKQVETVADNQEDQQ; encoded by the coding sequence ATGTTTCTAGCAGCAGCTATTGCTATATTGGTTGCAATGGTGCTTGCGTTATTGCGAGCGCTTATGGGGCCAACACTTTACGACCGTATTCTATCGGTTAATGCCTTTGGCACTAAAACCGTACTGTTTATTGCTATCTTGGGCTTCTTAATGGGGCGCCCTGAGTTTTTAGATATCGCTTTGGTTTATGCCCTAATTAACTTTATTGCCATGATCGGCGTATTACGCTTCTTTGAATACAAGCAAGTCGAAACTGTTGCAGATAACCAAGAGGATCAGCAATGA
- a CDS encoding YcjX family GTP-binding protein — translation MDLINKFKSKSSELINRGLNRNVRIAVTGLSGAGKTAFTTSLINQLLHAPMEKHLTFLSVNVQNRMLASKLSQHEELHIPAFDYNNALAHLTSDIPQWPDSTRNISQAQIKCRFKVGHRWAKRLQSDSTVTVEVVDYPGEWLLDLPLLAMDYRDWSKACIKYLNSARRQQYSEDIQSKIKSFDYKAVQDDVALSKELKEIANVYRSSLMTYRNEYNDYGLALPGRFILPGSLKEAPTLDFFPVLNEDVLSLNWDQFEQQSTLKVLEKRFNYYKENVIKPFFEEYFTKVDRQIVLIDTCSVLESGYETYQDLKDTVEKLLEGFSYGRSNWLKRLFSPSIDKLMIAATKVDLVPPDQHSAMESFMQKMVAQAKNNVGYEGVEVETMAISAVATSEPVATEHEGVKLLCVKGIEEKTGESVIHYPGRVPDKGLSRQEWKELKLDFTPFAIPELSKDEALPHIRMDKVIEFLIGDKFI, via the coding sequence ATGGACTTAATAAATAAATTTAAATCTAAATCTAGTGAGCTGATCAACCGTGGCTTAAATCGAAATGTGCGTATTGCGGTTACAGGGTTAAGTGGTGCTGGTAAAACGGCATTTACCACGTCATTAATTAATCAGTTATTACATGCGCCTATGGAAAAGCATTTAACTTTCTTAAGCGTAAATGTGCAAAATAGGATGCTTGCCAGTAAACTTTCCCAACATGAAGAGTTGCACATACCAGCTTTTGATTACAATAATGCATTAGCACATTTAACTTCCGATATCCCACAATGGCCAGACTCCACACGAAACATCTCTCAGGCGCAGATAAAGTGTCGTTTTAAGGTTGGACATCGTTGGGCAAAAAGACTTCAATCAGACAGTACGGTGACGGTCGAAGTTGTTGATTATCCAGGGGAGTGGTTGTTAGACCTTCCGCTTTTAGCTATGGACTACAGGGATTGGTCTAAAGCTTGTATAAAATACTTGAATAGTGCTAGAAGACAACAGTACTCAGAAGATATTCAAAGTAAGATAAAGTCTTTTGATTATAAAGCCGTTCAGGATGACGTTGCCCTATCGAAAGAACTCAAAGAGATTGCAAATGTGTATCGCTCATCGTTAATGACGTATCGCAATGAGTACAACGATTATGGTTTAGCGCTACCAGGCCGTTTCATTTTGCCAGGTTCATTAAAAGAAGCGCCAACATTAGATTTCTTTCCTGTTCTTAATGAAGATGTGCTTTCGCTAAACTGGGATCAGTTCGAGCAACAATCGACCCTTAAAGTATTAGAGAAGCGATTTAATTACTACAAAGAGAATGTGATTAAGCCTTTCTTTGAAGAATATTTCACCAAGGTTGATCGGCAGATTGTTCTTATAGACACCTGTTCAGTATTGGAGTCAGGCTATGAAACCTATCAAGACCTAAAAGATACCGTAGAGAAATTGTTGGAGGGCTTTAGTTATGGTCGCTCCAATTGGCTTAAACGGCTTTTTTCACCGTCCATCGATAAATTAATGATTGCAGCAACGAAAGTTGATTTAGTGCCGCCTGATCAGCACTCGGCAATGGAGTCATTTATGCAGAAGATGGTAGCTCAAGCAAAAAATAATGTTGGGTATGAGGGGGTAGAGGTCGAGACTATGGCTATTAGTGCTGTAGCAACATCTGAGCCCGTAGCAACTGAGCATGAAGGGGTTAAGTTACTTTGTGTCAAAGGCATTGAAGAAAAGACAGGTGAGTCAGTCATTCATTACCCAGGAAGAGTCCCGGATAAGGGGCTTTCTCGACAAGAGTGGAAAGAGCTTAAATTAGACTTTACACCTTTTGCTATCCCAGAACTCAGCAAGGATGAAGCGCTTCCACATATTCGAATGGATAAAGTGATTGAGTTTTTGATCGGGGATAAATTTATATGA
- the dnaQ gene encoding DNA polymerase III subunit epsilon, with product MRQIVLDTETTGLEPGDGHRIIEIGCVELVNRKLTGNHYHQYIKPQREIDEGAIEVHGITNEFLADKPLFEDIAEQFLEYIDGAELVIHNAPFDVGFIDHELKLWDHTKGKTSDYCTVLDTLVLARQMHPGQRNSLDALCKRYDIDNAHRELHGALLDSEILADVYLRMTGGQTNLTLGRQSSPNAETGELPVRKIATNRPSLKVIKASDEELKAHNEKLKSIKAELWD from the coding sequence ATGAGACAGATTGTACTAGATACAGAAACCACTGGTTTAGAACCTGGAGATGGTCACCGCATTATCGAGATCGGTTGTGTGGAATTGGTGAATCGAAAATTAACCGGTAATCACTACCATCAATACATCAAGCCACAACGTGAAATTGATGAAGGTGCGATTGAAGTTCATGGTATTACCAACGAATTTCTTGCGGATAAACCCCTTTTTGAAGACATTGCCGAGCAGTTCTTAGAGTACATTGACGGTGCTGAGTTGGTCATTCATAACGCGCCGTTTGATGTTGGCTTTATCGATCATGAATTGAAGTTATGGGACCATACTAAAGGTAAAACATCGGACTATTGTACGGTGCTCGATACTTTGGTTTTGGCTCGTCAAATGCACCCCGGTCAGCGAAATAGCTTGGATGCTTTGTGTAAGCGATACGACATCGATAATGCCCACCGTGAGCTTCACGGCGCTTTGCTCGATTCTGAGATTTTAGCTGACGTTTACCTGCGTATGACGGGCGGGCAAACGAATTTGACCTTGGGCCGTCAGTCCAGTCCCAATGCTGAAACCGGTGAGTTGCCAGTGCGGAAAATCGCTACTAACCGACCAAGCTTAAAAGTCATTAAGGCGTCGGATGAAGAACTGAAAGCCCATAATGAAAAACTAAAGAGTATTAAAGCTGAGTTATGGGACTAA
- the gloB gene encoding hydroxyacylglutathione hydrolase has translation MKVIPLCAFSDNYIWVIHSSNSNAVTVVDPGDANPVIDYIECHDLSLETILITHHHNDHIGGVQTLKNRYQCQVFAPKRDNQPFADRDLVEGDEVSVLNKEYQFSVIEVPGHTMGHIAFYGHDALFCGDTLFKAGCGRMFEGTPPVFLESLQKLAKLPENTKVYCAHEYTLANLRFAQSVEPNNDAIDKEIQHSQQLRSENKPTLPSTIGDELAFNPFLRCNEDSVQKTASKASAEKTFSDPVRTFATIRQLKDNF, from the coding sequence ATGAAAGTCATACCATTATGCGCCTTCAGCGATAATTACATCTGGGTCATTCATTCCTCTAACTCGAACGCTGTCACAGTGGTCGATCCAGGAGATGCTAACCCAGTTATTGATTACATTGAATGCCATGACTTATCACTAGAGACTATTCTAATCACACATCATCACAATGACCATATTGGTGGCGTTCAAACCCTAAAAAACCGCTATCAATGCCAGGTATTTGCGCCCAAACGTGACAACCAACCTTTTGCTGACCGTGATCTGGTTGAAGGTGATGAAGTGTCTGTTTTAAATAAGGAATATCAGTTCTCTGTGATTGAAGTTCCTGGCCACACCATGGGGCATATTGCCTTTTATGGTCATGACGCGTTGTTTTGTGGCGACACCTTGTTTAAAGCCGGCTGTGGCCGTATGTTTGAGGGCACACCTCCGGTATTTTTAGAGTCACTACAGAAGCTTGCTAAATTACCAGAAAATACAAAGGTTTATTGCGCTCATGAGTACACTCTGGCCAACTTGAGATTCGCCCAGTCAGTGGAGCCAAACAATGATGCCATTGATAAAGAAATACAACATTCTCAACAACTTAGAAGCGAAAACAAACCAACCCTTCCTTCTACCATTGGCGACGAGTTAGCCTTTAACCCATTTCTCAGATGCAATGAGGACTCTGTCCAGAAAACAGCCAGCAAAGCCTCAGCAGAGAAAACTTTCTCCGATCCAGTCAGAACTTTTGCTACAATCCGTCAACTAAAAGATAATTTTTAA
- a CDS encoding ABC transporter ATP-binding protein, producing MIEIKGLAKSFAYDKKEAKKKKNKVVTDPREGDGVFHAVRDVTFSCDKGKVLGLLGPNGAGKTTTLRMLSTALEPTQGEILINGHDVTKEPRYAQKLIGFLSGKTGLYHRLTVRENVEYFGRMHGLSKQTMDERIDKIFTMLDMHTFAGKRADDLSTGMMQRASIARAVIHDPKVLVFDEPTTGLDVISAKTVLDFIESYKETEMSVIFSTHHLHEVERLCDDVCLIDLGETKFFGSTQEFAAQTSSGNLYDAFLSNVNKKEEVA from the coding sequence ATGATTGAAATTAAAGGCTTGGCAAAAAGCTTTGCTTATGACAAAAAAGAAGCAAAGAAGAAAAAGAATAAAGTGGTCACAGACCCGCGTGAGGGTGATGGCGTGTTTCACGCTGTACGTGACGTTACTTTTAGTTGTGATAAGGGAAAGGTCTTAGGCCTTCTGGGACCAAATGGCGCTGGCAAAACTACGACTCTAAGGATGTTGTCGACGGCGCTAGAGCCAACTCAAGGTGAAATACTGATTAATGGTCATGACGTGACCAAAGAGCCTCGTTACGCCCAAAAATTAATCGGCTTCCTGTCAGGTAAAACTGGTTTGTACCACCGTTTAACCGTGCGTGAGAATGTTGAGTATTTTGGTCGTATGCACGGTCTTTCTAAGCAAACTATGGATGAGCGGATCGATAAGATTTTCACCATGTTAGATATGCACACCTTTGCAGGTAAGCGAGCAGATGATCTATCGACTGGTATGATGCAACGCGCCTCTATAGCTCGTGCTGTCATTCATGACCCTAAAGTATTGGTTTTTGATGAGCCAACGACAGGACTTGATGTCATTTCGGCAAAAACGGTTTTAGACTTCATTGAAAGTTACAAAGAGACCGAAATGTCAGTGATTTTTTCCACACACCATTTGCATGAAGTGGAACGTTTGTGTGATGACGTATGTTTAATTGATCTCGGCGAAACAAAGTTCTTCGGCTCGACCCAAGAGTTCGCGGCGCAAACGTCGTCTGGAAATTTATATGATGCCTTCTTGAGCAATGTTAATAAAAAGGAAGAGGTGGCTTAA